The Heliomicrobium undosum genome has a segment encoding these proteins:
- the argF gene encoding ornithine carbamoyltransferase yields the protein MTTAQLPKLDPAMKGRDFLSLHDFSRDEIFHFINLARELKALQKDRIPHHYLAGKTLGMIFTKSSTRTRVSFEVGMYQLGGNALFLSSADIQLGRGEPIKDTARVLSRYVDGIMIRTFAHSDVTELAQYADIPVINGLTDLLHPCQVLADLMTVVEYKGKTDGLKMTFIGDGNNMAHELMFGGAKAGMDVVICTPEAYRPDPEIVRIATEDAKAHGGSITLMSDPVAASKDADVLYTDVWASMGQEGEAQKRAQAFQGFMIDGTIMKVAHPKAIVLHCLPAHRGEEITDEVIEGPQSAVFDEAENRLHAQKAIMASVM from the coding sequence ATGACAACAGCACAACTCCCGAAACTCGACCCGGCCATGAAGGGCAGGGACTTTCTCTCCCTCCATGACTTCAGCCGCGACGAGATCTTCCACTTCATCAACCTGGCCCGGGAACTGAAGGCCCTGCAAAAGGACCGCATCCCCCATCATTACCTGGCCGGCAAGACGCTGGGCATGATCTTCACCAAAAGCTCCACCCGCACCCGCGTCTCCTTTGAGGTGGGCATGTACCAGCTCGGCGGCAACGCCCTGTTCTTAAGCTCCGCCGACATCCAACTGGGCCGGGGCGAGCCGATCAAAGACACGGCCCGCGTCCTCTCTCGCTACGTAGACGGCATCATGATCCGCACCTTCGCCCACAGCGATGTGACCGAACTGGCCCAATACGCCGACATCCCCGTCATCAACGGCCTCACCGACCTGCTGCACCCCTGCCAGGTGCTGGCCGACCTGATGACCGTCGTTGAATACAAGGGTAAAACGGACGGGCTGAAGATGACCTTCATCGGCGACGGCAACAATATGGCCCATGAACTGATGTTCGGTGGCGCCAAAGCCGGCATGGACGTGGTCATCTGCACCCCCGAAGCCTACCGCCCCGATCCGGAAATCGTCCGCATCGCCACCGAAGACGCCAAAGCCCACGGCGGCTCGATCACCCTGATGAGCGACCCTGTGGCAGCGTCCAAAGACGCCGACGTGCTCTACACCGACGTCTGGGCCTCCATGGGCCAGGAGGGCGAGGCCCAGAAGCGCGCCCAAGCCTTCCAAGGTTTTATGATTGATGGTACAATCATGAAAGTGGCCCACCCCAAAGCCATCGTCCTACACTGCCTGCCGGCCCACCGGGGCGAAGAGATCACCGACGAGGTCATCGAAGGACCCCAGTCGGCCGTCTTCGACGAGGCCGAAAACCGCCTCCACGCCCAGAAGGCGATCATGGCGTCGGTGATGTAG